DNA sequence from the Desulfuromonas sp. TF genome:
AAATTCTCACCAGCAAGGATTACGGGGTGGTGAGCAACCTGGAGCAGATTTCGGCCGTCGGTCACCGGGTGGTGCACGGCGGGGAAAAATTTGCTCACTCCGTCCTTATCGACGACGCGGTTCTTGAGGCGATCAAGGAGGTCCAGCATCTGGCCCCCCTCCATAATCCCCCAAACATCTCAGGCATCGAGGCGGCCAAGGCAAACCTCCCTGACGTCCCTCATGTGGCGATCTTCGACACCGCGTTCCACCAGACCATGCCCGAGCACGCCTATATGTACCCCCTCCCCTACGAGTGGTACGAAAAACACGGTGTGCGCCGATACGGCTTTCACGGCACAAGCCACCTCTACGTCTCCAAGCGGGCGGCGGTGATGCTCGGCAAGGATCCCAAGGACTGCAACATCATCACCATGCATATCGGCAATGGCGTCTCTCACAGCGCCATCAAGGGAGGCGTATCGGTGGATACGTCCATGGGTCTGACTCCCCTTGAAGGGGCCGTCATGGGGACCCGCTGCGGCGACATCGATCCCGCCATCCCCTTGTTCATCCAGCAGCAGGAGAACCTCTCCGCCAAAGAAATCGATTCGATTCTCAACAAGAAAGCTGGAGTATTGGGGATTACCGGCCAGTTCACCGACCGCCGCGACGTCATCGAAGGGGCGGAGAACGGCTGTGACAAATGCGCGCTTGCACTTGAAATCGAGGGCTACCGCCTTAAGAAATACATCGGCTCCTACGCCGCGGCCATCGGCGGGGTCGACGCCGTCGTCTTTACCGCCGGCGTCGGCGAAATGGGATGGCAGATCCGGGAGAAAGCCCTGGAAGGGCTGGAGTTCATGGGGATCAAGCTCGACAAGGAAAAAAACCGCAACACCATGACCCGCAAGAAGGAAAGCGTCATCACCACCCCGGACTCGCCGGTGAAGGTCTTCGTCATCCCCACCGACGAGGAACTGGTCTTTACCGAAGACGTCGCTGCCATCCTGGAGGGAACCTATACTGACCACATGAAATTCCGCTATACATTCAGCGGCGCTGATTTTCAGCGTAAGTAGCCACTGCGGTTCACTGGACGACCTAAGGGACCGGCGGATTGACCGCTGGTCTCTCTTCGTTTTACGTCCCCCATCTTCCCTTTGCTGAGGACATGTCAATGCTCGGAATCGAAGAAATAGGCACCTACCTCCCCGTCGGCAGAATTTCCAATTACGACCGGAAGGCCCAGTTCGGCATCGACGATTTTTTCATCGAAGAGAAGATCGGCGTACGCCGGGTTTCCGTCAAGGGTCCGGAAGAGGAAACCTCGGACCTGTGCATCCGGGCCTTTGAAGACCTTCAGCGCCGCACCTCCGTCAACAAGGAGGAGATCGAGGCGGTGGTGGTGGTGACCCAGAATCCGGATTACAATATTCCCCACACCTCGGCCATCGTCCAGGGCAAGCTGGGACTTCCCGCACACTGCGCCGCCTTCGACATCTCCCTCGGGTGTTCGGGTTTCGTCTACGCCCTCTCCATTTTCCAGTCCTTCATGGCCGACAACGGCCTGACCCGGGGGCTACTCTTTACCGCGGACCCTTATTCAAAGATCGTCGACCCCGAGGACAAGAACACCACCCTGCTCTTCGGCGACGGAGCCGCCGTCACCCTGATCTCCTCGGCCCCTCGCCTCGTAGCCGGGCGTTTCACCTTCGGTACCGTGGGGAACGAGCACGAAAAACTGATCTGCAAGGACGGTACCTTGTTCATGAACGGCCGGGCCGTCTTCAACTTCGCCGCCAAGGTTATTCCCGATGATCTTCGGAGGATGGCCGCCAAAAACGGTGTAAATCTGGAGGAGATCGATCGATTCCTGATCCACCAGGGGAGCAAGATCATCGTCGATACCATTGCCTCCAAGCTCGGTCTGCCCGCCGAAAAGGTCCCCTACTCAACCGGGGACTACGGCAACACCGTCTCCTCGACCATCCCGATTCTGCTGCAAGACGAACTTGGCGGAACGGCTCGAACCATAGCCATCTGCGGCTTCGGCGTCGGCCTCTCCTGGGCGAGCGGACTGCTGCGAAGGGTCTGAAACGGCAAAGGCCGGCGGGAGTTCCCGCCGGCCTTTGCCCATTCGGACCTCGCCTATCGAAGCTCTGTAATTACCCCTGTGCCTGCACCGCCGTTATCGCCGAAACGCTGATGATGTCCTCCACCGAACAGCCTCGGGAAAGATCGTTGACCGGCTTAGCCAGACCCTGGATGATCGGTCCCACCGCTTCGGCCCCGGCGAGACGCTCGACGAGCTTGTAGCCGATGTTCCCGGCGTCCAAGTCGGGGAAAATGAGGGTATTGGCCCTGCCGGCGACCGGCGAGCCGGGAGCCTTCTTCTCGCCGACCTTGGGGAGAAGGGC
Encoded proteins:
- a CDS encoding acetate kinase, which translates into the protein MVILALNCGSSSVKYQLFDWQRKEVIAKGMVERVTIGDSFIIHEVPGRETYREEYECPDHQVAIHLIIKILTSKDYGVVSNLEQISAVGHRVVHGGEKFAHSVLIDDAVLEAIKEVQHLAPLHNPPNISGIEAAKANLPDVPHVAIFDTAFHQTMPEHAYMYPLPYEWYEKHGVRRYGFHGTSHLYVSKRAAVMLGKDPKDCNIITMHIGNGVSHSAIKGGVSVDTSMGLTPLEGAVMGTRCGDIDPAIPLFIQQQENLSAKEIDSILNKKAGVLGITGQFTDRRDVIEGAENGCDKCALALEIEGYRLKKYIGSYAAAIGGVDAVVFTAGVGEMGWQIREKALEGLEFMGIKLDKEKNRNTMTRKKESVITTPDSPVKVFVIPTDEELVFTEDVAAILEGTYTDHMKFRYTFSGADFQRK
- a CDS encoding 3-oxoacyl-ACP synthase III family protein, producing MLGIEEIGTYLPVGRISNYDRKAQFGIDDFFIEEKIGVRRVSVKGPEEETSDLCIRAFEDLQRRTSVNKEEIEAVVVVTQNPDYNIPHTSAIVQGKLGLPAHCAAFDISLGCSGFVYALSIFQSFMADNGLTRGLLFTADPYSKIVDPEDKNTTLLFGDGAAVTLISSAPRLVAGRFTFGTVGNEHEKLICKDGTLFMNGRAVFNFAAKVIPDDLRRMAAKNGVNLEEIDRFLIHQGSKIIVDTIASKLGLPAEKVPYSTGDYGNTVSSTIPILLQDELGGTARTIAICGFGVGLSWASGLLRRV